TCCTGCAATTGAAGTAACTAATGGAACCTCTGGCAATTCTGATACATTAATTATTCGCAAGGGCATGCTTAGTGCTATACCATTTCTGTGCAAGACTTTAGGTAGCGGAGCTGCAGATCGAATCTACATAAGCTCAACTACTTCTGGCGCTCCAAGCGGCTGTGTGCGCACGAATGTAACAACAAACTATAACGCTTTGAAAACGTACCGCCTTGCTAATAGTTCAAAACCAGTTAAAGCCTTTATTTACGATATCAGTTCAAAAGTTGGAGAATTTTTTACCTATAACGGAGAAACGGATACCGGCACTGAATATTATTTAACACGCACTTCAGGAGTATGGGCAAACACATATAGTACTACTTCGACTTCAATTTATTTAGTGGAAGAATTGAAGTTCAATCGTGCGTCAGATTTACTACAGATGATTAAGAATGATGATTCTACAAATGCCTTAGGCGTGATGTTTGGAATAACTGATTTTCAGGTTAGTATTGGCAAGACTGATAATACTCAAGTTACAAGTTTTCCGAGAACGACAGAGTGGAATCAAATCAAGTATATTGACATGACACTGACAGCATCGGAAAGTGGAATGAAGAAGACTTACACAAAAAGTGAAACGATCCGGGTATACCCACGTAATATTTTAGCACACTAGGAGTTGAGACATATGAAATTTGCTCCACAAAGGGGATATGTAATGCTTTATGCCCTGTTGATGATTACAGTATTAGTTGCATTTTCTGCTCTCTACTATAGCACTACTAGGGTAGAAATCTGGACTACTAAGTATGGCAGGAGTAACACCGAAAGTTTTTACGCAGCAGAAGGAGCTCTCAATTTGCGTGCAGAAGAAGTGAGGCAGAAATTTATTGGTTATAATCAACCATCAGGCACGACTCCAAGCACCTCCAACGGAGCGACTCCATGCGTAAATAATAATAATGGCTCAGGCGACTACATTTGCAAAACGCATAACTTTGGGTCGCATCTGGTTACGAGTTACATTATTCCTGATTCATCCAACCCATACACTACA
The window above is part of the bacterium genome. Proteins encoded here:
- a CDS encoding prepilin-type N-terminal cleavage/methylation domain-containing protein → MRRASFIQHGFTVTELMVAVTISSVFTLGVMQTAISYTQTYYRDVVRTRVNQNLRSATNIIGMNTAQSGEFLPTTFPAIEVTNGTSGNSDTLIIRKGMLSAIPFLCKTLGSGAADRIYISSTTSGAPSGCVRTNVTTNYNALKTYRLANSSKPVKAFIYDISSKVGEFFTYNGETDTGTEYYLTRTSGVWANTYSTTSTSIYLVEELKFNRASDLLQMIKNDDSTNALGVMFGITDFQVSIGKTDNTQVTSFPRTTEWNQIKYIDMTLTASESGMKKTYTKSETIRVYPRNILAH